One region of Verrucomicrobiota bacterium genomic DNA includes:
- a CDS encoding DUF1549 domain-containing protein: MHRRRGPRPLPCLLMALFAIGASAAQKEGGRPAAASVPSGHWAFRELAAATPPRIKSSTRVRTPVDAFVLARLESRKLAFSPDADRAALLRRISLDLTGLPPSLELQAEFLADTGADAYERLVERLLASPQFGGRWARHWLDAAGYADVHGVDNDFTTIKVAEGRWRYRDYVVDAFNRDLPYDRFLTEQLAGDELAPWRGAREMTPALQAALVPTGFLRLAMDDTDEDEINTPRERHDTLQRTGEIVAANLLGLTMQCAKCHAHKFEPIAQEDYYGFLANFAPVFNPDRWITPKTRFIADVPDAKKDEVDKHNAALDAQIEKLKDRQKELRYPTEDKLYEKKLAPLPEEIRLDLKRAFRVPYLKRSEIQHYLVSKFGDQYRLKTAEVDAALPQADKDAIAAIDKEIAAIEKQRRAYGKLHAAFETGPAPVMHVLKRGSLDTPGEAAAPGYFRALATGEAAALFRAPADAQFPHGTSGRRLALARWLTEPGTPASALVARVWMNRVWQQLFGVGIVATSDNLGESGTRPTHPELLEWLAAELQRNGWRLKPVLRTLVLSTTYRQASAESGSAGNPAARVDPSNELLWRQRLRQFDSEMVRDSVLAAGGRLDLAIGGPPVMTEGKPDGTIAPKDRTARRSLYLLARRNYHPTLLAAFNQPLVTTQNSRRAPSAVVAQALVMQHDAFVLEQSAEIAARAARLAPETSVEARVTTAYQLVLARGPDRAELNASIEWLRTGAEAARLERDTATNEAKKLAAAAAGDAAKTKDAKPGDRKPDDTLIKLAERFAALTPAELALTRFCHALLNTSEFVNIP; encoded by the coding sequence ATGCACCGCCGACGCGGCCCGCGCCCTTTGCCCTGCCTGCTGATGGCCCTGTTCGCCATCGGCGCCTCCGCTGCGCAGAAGGAGGGCGGGCGACCCGCTGCCGCATCTGTCCCGTCAGGCCATTGGGCATTTCGCGAACTCGCAGCCGCGACGCCGCCGCGCATCAAGAGCAGCACACGTGTGCGAACACCCGTGGATGCCTTCGTGCTCGCGAGGCTTGAATCCAGAAAGCTCGCGTTTTCACCCGACGCGGATCGGGCCGCGCTCTTGCGCCGCATTTCACTCGACCTCACCGGCCTTCCACCGTCGCTGGAATTGCAGGCTGAATTCCTGGCGGACACGGGGGCCGACGCGTATGAACGGCTTGTGGAGCGCCTGCTGGCCTCGCCGCAGTTCGGCGGGCGGTGGGCGCGGCACTGGCTCGACGCCGCGGGCTACGCGGACGTGCACGGGGTGGACAACGACTTCACCACCATCAAGGTTGCGGAAGGCCGGTGGCGTTACCGCGACTACGTGGTGGACGCCTTCAACCGCGACCTTCCTTACGACCGGTTTCTCACCGAGCAACTTGCCGGCGACGAACTCGCGCCCTGGCGCGGCGCAAGGGAGATGACGCCGGCCCTCCAGGCCGCGCTCGTGCCGACGGGCTTCCTCCGGCTTGCGATGGATGACACGGACGAGGATGAGATCAACACGCCGCGCGAGCGGCACGACACGCTCCAACGCACCGGCGAGATCGTCGCGGCGAACCTCCTCGGCCTCACGATGCAGTGCGCGAAGTGCCACGCGCACAAGTTCGAGCCCATCGCGCAGGAGGATTACTACGGCTTCCTCGCGAACTTCGCCCCGGTGTTCAACCCCGACCGGTGGATCACGCCCAAGACGCGGTTCATCGCCGACGTGCCCGATGCGAAGAAGGATGAGGTGGACAAACACAACGCCGCGCTCGACGCGCAGATCGAGAAGCTCAAGGACCGGCAGAAGGAACTGCGCTACCCGACGGAGGACAAGCTCTACGAGAAGAAGCTCGCGCCGCTGCCCGAGGAAATCCGCCTCGACCTCAAGCGCGCGTTCCGCGTGCCGTATCTCAAGCGGTCCGAAATCCAGCACTACCTCGTGAGCAAGTTCGGCGACCAATACCGCCTCAAGACCGCCGAAGTGGACGCGGCGCTCCCGCAAGCGGACAAGGACGCCATCGCCGCGATCGACAAGGAAATCGCCGCGATCGAGAAACAGCGCCGCGCCTACGGCAAGTTGCACGCCGCGTTTGAGACAGGGCCGGCGCCGGTCATGCACGTCTTGAAGCGGGGAAGTCTCGACACGCCCGGCGAGGCCGCGGCACCCGGTTACTTTCGCGCCCTCGCGACAGGCGAAGCCGCGGCATTGTTCCGCGCGCCCGCAGACGCGCAGTTTCCTCACGGCACAAGCGGCCGGCGGCTCGCGCTCGCCCGCTGGCTGACGGAACCCGGCACGCCGGCCTCGGCGCTCGTGGCCCGGGTGTGGATGAACCGCGTGTGGCAGCAGCTCTTCGGGGTGGGCATCGTGGCGACGAGCGACAACCTCGGCGAATCCGGGACACGGCCGACGCATCCTGAGTTGCTCGAATGGCTCGCCGCTGAATTGCAGCGCAACGGCTGGCGGTTGAAGCCGGTGCTCCGGACACTCGTGCTTTCGACAACTTACCGGCAAGCGAGCGCCGAATCAGGAAGCGCGGGGAACCCCGCCGCGCGCGTGGACCCGTCGAACGAACTTCTCTGGCGCCAGCGTCTCCGCCAGTTTGACTCCGAAATGGTGCGCGATTCCGTGCTCGCGGCCGGCGGCCGTCTCGACCTCGCGATCGGCGGGCCGCCGGTGATGACCGAGGGGAAGCCCGACGGCACGATCGCGCCAAAGGATCGGACCGCCCGGCGCAGCCTCTACCTGCTCGCGCGGCGAAACTACCACCCGACGCTGCTCGCGGCCTTCAACCAGCCCCTCGTGACCACTCAGAACTCGCGGCGCGCGCCGTCCGCGGTCGTCGCGCAGGCCTTGGTGATGCAACACGACGCGTTCGTGCTGGAGCAATCCGCCGAGATCGCCGCGCGCGCGGCACGGCTGGCTCCGGAAACTTCCGTTGAGGCGCGTGTCACGACAGCCTATCAACTCGTGCTCGCCCGCGGGCCGGACCGGGCGGAGTTGAACGCGTCGATCGAGTGGCTCCGCACCGGTGCCGAGGCGGCTCGCCTCGAGCGCGACACCGCAACCAACGAGGCCAAAAAACTCGCCGCTGCAGCGGCCGGGGACGCAGCCAAGACGAAGGACGCAAAACCGGGTGACAGGAAACCAGACGATACCTTGATCAAACTCGCGGAGCGCTTTGCCGCCCTGACACCGGCCGAGCTCGCGCTCACGCGCTTCTGCCACGCGCTGCTGAACACGAGCGAGTTTGTAAACATCCCTTGA
- a CDS encoding DUF1501 domain-containing protein gives MTPHGPITAPTPLSRREMLALSGLGFGALALEALSPDAAASSADLAPRRTHFAPRATSVIFLTQNGGPSQMDLFDPKPELNKLDGVRHSEKVEMFQKGSETNRLLGSPFRFLARGRCGMELSEVIPHLGSVADEFTLVRSMVSEHNNHTEGLVLLNTGKIFPGRPALGSWVTYALGSENRNMPGYVVLRDPEGYNTNGTLLWQNTWLPAVFGGTEFNSQGAPVLNLNPPWPLPPGAQRSQLDLLATLNRAHQSRHPREAALEARIQNHELAARLQLEAANLFDLAGESEATKKLYGLDHARTKGYGLRLLMARRLVEAGVRFVQVFPPLKPLFQPWDSHRNVHAELQEICGYTDHPSAALIMDLKQRGLLDSTIVIWAGEFGRLPVSQNGTGRDHNRHAFSLILAGGGFKGGHVHGDTDEVGYRAVQDKVSVPDLHATLLHQLGLDHERLAFQHQGRSETLTDASVSKARVVHEILERPHTS, from the coding sequence ATGACGCCGCACGGTCCCATCACCGCCCCGACCCCGCTCTCCCGGCGAGAGATGCTTGCGCTGAGCGGCCTGGGCTTCGGCGCACTCGCGCTGGAGGCGCTCTCGCCCGATGCGGCGGCATCGTCCGCGGACCTCGCGCCGCGGCGGACGCACTTCGCCCCGCGCGCGACATCGGTGATCTTCCTCACGCAGAATGGCGGCCCGAGCCAGATGGACTTGTTCGATCCGAAGCCCGAGTTGAACAAGCTCGACGGCGTGCGCCACAGCGAGAAGGTGGAGATGTTCCAAAAGGGCAGCGAAACCAACCGGCTCCTCGGCAGCCCGTTCCGGTTCCTCGCGCGCGGCCGCTGCGGGATGGAGTTGAGCGAAGTGATCCCGCACCTCGGCTCGGTCGCGGATGAATTCACGCTCGTGCGCTCGATGGTGAGCGAGCACAACAACCACACCGAAGGGCTCGTGCTGTTGAACACGGGAAAGATTTTTCCCGGACGCCCCGCGCTCGGGTCGTGGGTCACCTACGCGCTCGGCTCCGAGAACCGCAACATGCCGGGCTACGTGGTGCTGCGCGACCCCGAGGGCTACAACACCAACGGCACCTTGCTCTGGCAAAACACGTGGCTCCCGGCGGTCTTCGGCGGCACGGAGTTCAATTCGCAGGGCGCGCCCGTGCTGAACCTCAACCCACCGTGGCCGCTTCCGCCCGGCGCGCAACGCTCGCAGCTCGATTTGCTCGCGACGCTCAACCGCGCCCACCAGAGCCGCCACCCGCGCGAAGCGGCGCTGGAGGCTCGCATTCAAAACCACGAACTCGCCGCCCGCCTGCAGCTCGAGGCGGCGAACCTCTTCGACCTCGCGGGTGAATCCGAGGCGACGAAGAAACTCTACGGACTCGACCACGCGCGCACCAAAGGCTACGGGCTCCGGCTCTTGATGGCGCGGCGCCTCGTCGAGGCGGGCGTGCGGTTCGTGCAGGTCTTCCCGCCGCTCAAGCCGCTCTTCCAGCCGTGGGACTCGCATCGCAACGTGCACGCCGAGCTTCAGGAAATCTGCGGCTACACCGACCACCCGAGCGCGGCGCTGATCATGGACTTGAAGCAGCGCGGCTTGCTCGACTCGACGATCGTCATCTGGGCCGGCGAGTTTGGGCGGCTGCCGGTTTCGCAGAACGGCACCGGCCGCGACCACAACCGCCACGCGTTTTCGCTCATTCTCGCGGGCGGCGGCTTCAAAGGCGGCCACGTGCACGGCGACACCGACGAGGTCGGTTATCGCGCCGTGCAGGACAAGGTGAGCGTGCCCGACTTGCACGCGACGCTCCTGCACCAGCTTGGTCTTGATCACGAGCGGCTCGCGTTTCAGCACCAGGGCCGGAGCGAGACGCTCACGGACGCGTCCGTGTCCAAGGCGCGCGTCGTCCATGAGATTCTCGAACGCCCGCACACATCCTGA
- a CDS encoding DUF1553 domain-containing protein: protein MRFSNARTHPEVNRALLILLVFGTAASARATADFDFFERRIRPVLADRCYECHSAGAKQLKAGLRLDTRAGMLAGGESGRPAVIPGDASRSQIIHALRWTGAQLQMPPKQKLTETQIADFVLWINSGAPDPRGDKAETRSPKPESRKPHWAFEPPKPVAPPHVKDARWPQTPIDRFILAKLESAGQKPSARADPRTLIRRLHLDLLGLPPTPDEVEAFVRECDGTKTTHGTHASEPSHPSRRAYERLVDRLLASPHYGERWGRYWLDIARYADTKGYVYAREERFWVHAHAYRDWVIRAVNDDLPYDRFLVLQLAADQAAPADLGAQAAMGFLTIGRRFLGVTHDVIDDRIDAVTRGMLGLTVACARCHDHKYDPIPTADYYSLYGVFQASVEQFVCLDPAPAQSDAFKAFESELLARRAKLADSMLAERGKAATRARARAGEYLAAQLDLSRFPEEGFDQILTDKDLIPATARRWREFLERRSAGFDPVFQPWHEFRRAAAGSFATTRASIFAQAGGPDRKLNPLVVAAFASAPTNMTEVAARYGKLFADMENAWQEASKPRTNAADSPSASRRPQSLNDPASEELRQVLHGPDSPCAVPDTGIVNNEQYFPTSVCEALWKLQGEVDRWLIRTPAAPPHALVLNDATPGDNPRIFTRGNPATRGAPVPRQFLSALAGPARPPFSNGSGRLELAHAIACADNPLTARVAVNRVWLHHFGAGLVRTPSDFGRRAETPSHPELLDWLALRFIADGWSLKKLHKLIVTSAVYQQSGAGPDTGNRNSGLRGPHASDPDNRLWSRFPRQRLDWEALRDSLLFVSGELDTKPGGRPVELFKPPFSPRRTVYGLVDRQFLPGTLRVFDFANPDMHSPARPLTTVPQQSLYLLNSEFASDRARALAKRTDSSPSDQRARQLFRLIFQREPTAPQLAAALEFIQANVTEPPPPTPKPLVTAWQYGYGELDEAAKRVTNFTALPYFSGDAWQGSTAYPDGKLGWVRLTADGGHPGNTAKHAAIRRWVAPRDTTVSAGGVVKHEAEPGDGIRAFIVSSRDGVLGSWTLHNAQTNASLASVTLQKGDTLDFVVDIRANLNSDDFKWSPVITRLGPKEPPSETAVWNAKEEFGGPQPAAMKPLSPWEKLAQVLLLSNEFAFVD from the coding sequence ATGAGATTCTCGAACGCCCGCACACATCCTGAGGTGAATCGCGCGCTTCTGATCCTGCTGGTTTTCGGCACCGCCGCCAGTGCGCGCGCGACGGCGGACTTCGACTTCTTCGAGCGGCGCATCCGGCCCGTTCTCGCCGACCGCTGTTACGAGTGCCACAGCGCAGGCGCGAAGCAGTTGAAGGCCGGGCTGCGCCTCGACACGCGCGCCGGAATGCTCGCGGGCGGCGAGTCGGGACGCCCCGCGGTCATCCCGGGCGACGCTTCACGGAGTCAGATCATCCACGCGTTGCGCTGGACCGGTGCGCAGCTTCAAATGCCGCCGAAGCAGAAGCTGACCGAGACGCAAATCGCCGACTTCGTCTTGTGGATCAACTCAGGAGCACCCGACCCGCGGGGCGACAAGGCCGAAACGCGAAGCCCGAAGCCCGAGTCCAGGAAACCCCACTGGGCGTTCGAGCCGCCGAAGCCCGTCGCGCCGCCGCATGTGAAGGACGCTCGCTGGCCGCAAACTCCGATCGACCGGTTCATCCTCGCAAAACTCGAATCCGCGGGCCAGAAGCCCTCGGCACGCGCTGACCCGCGCACGCTCATACGCCGGCTGCACCTCGACCTGCTCGGATTGCCGCCGACGCCGGACGAGGTCGAGGCGTTTGTGCGCGAGTGCGATGGAACGAAAACGACTCATGGGACCCATGCGTCGGAGCCGAGCCATCCGTCCCGACGGGCTTACGAACGCCTTGTGGACCGCCTGCTCGCCTCGCCGCACTACGGCGAGCGTTGGGGGCGTTACTGGCTGGACATCGCGCGCTACGCCGACACCAAGGGCTACGTCTACGCGCGCGAGGAACGCTTCTGGGTCCACGCACACGCCTACCGCGACTGGGTCATCCGCGCCGTGAATGACGACCTGCCTTACGACCGCTTTCTCGTGCTGCAACTCGCAGCCGACCAGGCCGCTCCCGCCGACCTCGGCGCGCAGGCTGCGATGGGGTTTCTTACCATCGGCCGGCGATTCCTCGGCGTGACGCATGATGTGATTGATGACCGCATTGACGCCGTGACGCGCGGCATGCTCGGGCTCACCGTCGCGTGCGCGCGGTGCCACGATCACAAATACGATCCCATCCCCACGGCGGATTATTATTCGCTCTACGGTGTGTTTCAGGCATCGGTCGAACAATTCGTGTGCCTCGACCCGGCGCCGGCGCAGTCCGATGCGTTCAAGGCCTTCGAGAGCGAACTGCTCGCGCGCCGCGCGAAGCTCGCCGACTCCATGCTCGCCGAGCGCGGGAAGGCGGCCACTCGCGCCCGCGCCCGCGCCGGCGAGTATCTCGCGGCGCAGCTCGACCTCTCGCGATTCCCCGAGGAAGGCTTCGATCAGATTCTCACGGACAAGGATCTCATCCCGGCGACGGCCCGGCGGTGGCGCGAGTTCCTCGAGCGGCGCAGCGCGGGATTCGACCCCGTCTTCCAGCCCTGGCATGAGTTTCGGCGCGCCGCTGCGGGCAGCTTCGCGACGACACGTGCTTCGATCTTCGCACAGGCGGGGGGCCCGGACCGCAAACTCAATCCTCTTGTCGTCGCCGCCTTCGCAAGCGCGCCGACCAACATGACCGAGGTCGCCGCGCGCTACGGGAAACTCTTCGCCGACATGGAGAACGCATGGCAGGAGGCGAGCAAACCGCGCACGAACGCAGCCGATTCGCCGTCCGCCTCGCGCCGTCCGCAATCCCTCAACGACCCCGCCTCGGAAGAGCTCCGCCAGGTCCTTCACGGCCCCGACTCGCCGTGCGCCGTGCCGGACACGGGCATCGTCAACAACGAGCAGTATTTCCCCACGAGCGTATGCGAGGCGCTCTGGAAGTTGCAGGGCGAAGTGGATCGCTGGCTTATCCGCACCCCCGCGGCACCGCCGCACGCGCTCGTCCTGAACGACGCCACGCCCGGCGACAACCCGCGCATCTTCACGCGCGGCAACCCGGCGACGCGCGGCGCACCCGTGCCGCGGCAGTTCCTCAGCGCGCTCGCGGGCCCGGCGCGTCCGCCGTTCTCAAACGGCAGCGGCCGCCTCGAACTCGCGCACGCCATCGCGTGCGCGGACAATCCGCTCACGGCTCGCGTCGCGGTGAATCGTGTGTGGCTGCACCACTTCGGCGCCGGACTCGTCCGCACGCCGAGTGATTTCGGCCGTCGCGCGGAGACGCCGAGCCATCCCGAACTGCTCGACTGGCTCGCGCTGCGCTTCATCGCCGACGGCTGGTCGCTCAAGAAGCTGCACAAGCTCATCGTGACCAGCGCGGTGTATCAGCAATCCGGCGCGGGTCCGGATACCGGAAATCGGAACTCCGGGCTTCGCGGGCCGCACGCGTCCGACCCGGACAACCGTCTCTGGTCGCGCTTTCCCCGCCAAAGGCTGGATTGGGAGGCATTGCGCGATTCGCTGCTGTTTGTCAGCGGCGAGCTTGACACGAAACCCGGCGGCCGGCCGGTCGAATTGTTCAAGCCGCCGTTCAGCCCGCGCCGCACTGTCTATGGCCTCGTGGACCGACAATTCTTGCCGGGCACGCTGCGGGTGTTCGACTTCGCCAACCCCGACATGCACAGCCCGGCGCGACCGCTGACCACCGTGCCGCAGCAATCGCTCTACTTGCTCAACAGCGAGTTCGCCTCGGATCGCGCACGCGCGCTTGCCAAGCGCACTGATTCATCGCCATCCGACCAGCGCGCACGGCAGCTCTTCCGCCTGATTTTCCAGCGCGAACCGACAGCACCGCAACTCGCCGCTGCGCTCGAATTCATCCAGGCGAACGTCACCGAACCGCCACCTCCAACGCCGAAGCCGCTCGTCACCGCGTGGCAGTATGGCTACGGCGAACTCGACGAAGCCGCGAAGCGCGTGACCAACTTCACCGCCCTGCCCTATTTCAGCGGCGACGCGTGGCAGGGCAGCACGGCGTATCCGGACGGCAAGCTCGGCTGGGTCCGGCTCACCGCCGACGGCGGGCACCCGGGCAACACGGCCAAGCACGCGGCCATCCGCCGCTGGGTCGCGCCGCGCGACACGACCGTGAGCGCGGGCGGCGTCGTGAAACACGAGGCCGAGCCGGGTGACGGCATCCGCGCGTTCATCGTGTCGTCCCGCGACGGCGTGCTCGGTTCGTGGACGCTGCACAACGCGCAGACGAACGCCTCGCTCGCCTCGGTGACGTTGCAGAAGGGCGACACGCTGGACTTCGTGGTGGACATCCGGGCGAACCTGAACAGCGACGACTTCAAGTGGTCGCCGGTCATCACGCGCCTGGGTCCGAAGGAACCTCCGTCGGAGACCGCCGTGTGGAACGCGAAGGAGGAATTCGGAGGCCCGCAGCCCGCGGCGATGAAGCCGCTCTCGCCGTGGGAAAAGCTCGCGCAGGTGCTGCTGCTCTCGAACGAGTTTGCATTCGTGGATTGA
- the xylB gene encoding xylulokinase, giving the protein MRSILLGVDSGTQSTKVLAVDARSGKVLGSASAGYDLIANLPPGVKEQHPHTWRDAAATAIRGALKAAKAGQSEVVAIGVSGQQHGFVPLDKRGEVIRPAKLWCDTSTAAECEEITAKLGGAKGASQALGNSVLPGFTAGKILWLKKHEPKNFARLATVLLPHDYLNFWLTGARFMEFGDASGTALMDVRKRRWCEAAVRAIDSDLMSRLPALSASDQPAGTLQAGTARELGLNAGVLVSAGGGDNMMGAIGTGNTAPGVITASFGTSGTIYACAGKPVVDPRGEIAAFCDSTNRWLPLLCTMNVTVATEMVRQDFGWTHEKFATGAAKAKPGCGGLMLLPYLEGERTPNVPDGTGVFLGVNSRTFTAAHYARAAMEGVTLGMNYGLRRLAGLGVKPRQIRATGGGAKSRVWRQIMADVFNAEVVTLKVGEGAAYGAALQALWCWRLQKGERACIHDITSAFVTLNRDETATPDAGAAAVYQELQALQDAASLALRGFFAAHRKFVMR; this is encoded by the coding sequence ATGCGCTCGATACTTCTGGGGGTTGATTCCGGCACGCAGTCCACCAAGGTCCTCGCCGTGGATGCGCGCAGCGGCAAGGTGCTCGGCTCCGCTTCCGCCGGTTATGACCTCATCGCCAATCTCCCGCCCGGCGTGAAGGAGCAGCATCCGCACACGTGGCGGGACGCGGCCGCGACAGCCATCCGGGGCGCGCTGAAAGCGGCGAAGGCGGGCCAGAGCGAGGTCGTCGCCATCGGCGTGAGCGGGCAACAGCACGGATTCGTGCCGCTCGACAAGCGCGGCGAAGTCATCCGCCCCGCAAAACTCTGGTGCGACACAAGCACCGCGGCCGAGTGCGAGGAGATCACCGCAAAGCTCGGCGGCGCGAAGGGCGCCAGCCAGGCGCTCGGCAACTCCGTGCTGCCCGGCTTCACCGCGGGCAAGATTCTCTGGCTCAAGAAGCATGAGCCAAAAAACTTCGCCCGGCTCGCGACGGTGCTGTTGCCGCACGACTACCTGAACTTCTGGCTCACGGGCGCGAGGTTCATGGAGTTTGGCGACGCCTCGGGCACGGCGCTCATGGATGTGCGCAAGCGCCGCTGGTGCGAGGCGGCGGTGCGGGCGATCGACTCGGACCTGATGAGCAGGCTGCCGGCGCTTTCAGCAAGCGACCAGCCCGCAGGCACGTTACAGGCGGGCACGGCGCGGGAGCTTGGCCTCAATGCCGGCGTGCTCGTGAGCGCAGGCGGCGGTGACAACATGATGGGCGCCATCGGCACGGGCAACACAGCGCCGGGCGTCATCACGGCGAGCTTCGGAACCAGCGGCACCATCTACGCCTGCGCCGGAAAGCCGGTCGTGGATCCACGCGGCGAGATCGCGGCGTTTTGCGACTCGACGAACCGCTGGCTTCCACTGCTCTGCACGATGAACGTCACCGTCGCGACCGAGATGGTGCGGCAGGACTTCGGCTGGACGCATGAGAAGTTCGCCACCGGGGCGGCCAAGGCGAAGCCGGGCTGCGGCGGCCTGATGCTGCTTCCCTATCTCGAAGGCGAGCGGACGCCGAACGTGCCCGATGGAACCGGCGTCTTCCTGGGCGTCAACTCGCGCACGTTCACCGCGGCCCATTACGCGAGGGCCGCGATGGAAGGCGTGACGCTCGGGATGAACTACGGCTTGCGGCGCCTCGCCGGACTCGGCGTGAAGCCGAGGCAAATCCGCGCGACCGGCGGCGGCGCGAAGTCGAGGGTCTGGCGCCAAATCATGGCGGACGTGTTCAACGCCGAGGTCGTGACGCTCAAGGTTGGCGAGGGCGCGGCTTACGGCGCGGCGTTGCAGGCGCTGTGGTGCTGGCGGCTGCAGAAGGGCGAGCGAGCATGCATCCATGACATCACGAGCGCGTTCGTCACGCTGAACCGCGACGAGACGGCCACGCCTGATGCCGGGGCGGCCGCCGTGTATCAGGAATTGCAGGCGCTGCAAGATGCGGCGTCCCTTGCGTTGCGGGGCTTCTTTGCCGCGCACCGCAAGTTCGTGATGCGGTGA
- the raiA gene encoding ribosome-associated translation inhibitor RaiA, which produces MKFILTTHNVTLTKAIEEHILARLEKLEHFETHVINARVSLEHDHRRMPEKAFKCSMHLTMRGPDLYAEDAESDLYAAIDLVTKKIEQQIRKRHSKRKATKHSVAARVKSRRQEAVV; this is translated from the coding sequence ATGAAGTTCATCCTCACGACCCACAACGTGACCCTCACCAAGGCCATCGAGGAGCACATCCTCGCGCGCCTCGAGAAGCTGGAGCATTTTGAAACCCATGTCATCAACGCGCGCGTCAGCCTTGAGCACGACCATCGACGAATGCCCGAGAAGGCCTTCAAGTGCTCGATGCATCTCACCATGCGCGGCCCCGACCTTTACGCCGAGGACGCCGAGAGCGACCTCTACGCGGCGATCGACCTGGTCACCAAAAAAATCGAGCAGCAGATCCGCAAGCGCCACAGCAAGCGCAAGGCGACAAAACACAGCGTCGCCGCCCGCGTCAAGAGCCGCCGGCAGGAAGCCGTAGTCTAA
- a CDS encoding amidohydrolase family protein, translating to MLLRARIVLPVSRPPLSDGAVQIEGNRIITVRPWKRFAAAERRSATDLGEVILLPGLVNAHCHLDYTNMAGLLAFSRRFTDWIKSITALKAGWSYTDFAESWLAGAKMLLRNGTTTVADIEAVPELLPDVWSSTPLRVHSLLELICIRPGLSPRNLVADSLKLLDSLPAGCGGIGLSPHAPYTTTGELLSRAAAAARRRHLPVAIHVAESDAEFEMFRRARGPLFDWFKTQRDCSDCGGVSPVQHLARNGVLGPRTLAIHANYLAPGDIELLARHRTHVVHCPTSHDYFGHEPFPIERLLRAGVNICLGTDSLASTRRERGRKPELDLRNEMRTLAADRPGLAPAELLRMATANGAAALGLRRRLGEVSARARADLIAINHAGSIAEAFEAVIHSEGPVAASMIDGGWTLKPAP from the coding sequence GTGCTCCTTCGCGCGCGCATCGTCCTGCCCGTCAGCCGGCCGCCGCTGTCAGATGGCGCGGTGCAAATCGAGGGCAACCGCATCATCACCGTCCGGCCGTGGAAACGCTTCGCCGCAGCCGAGCGACGCAGCGCGACCGACCTCGGCGAAGTCATCCTGCTCCCCGGCCTTGTCAACGCGCACTGCCATCTCGACTACACCAACATGGCCGGCCTGCTCGCGTTCAGCCGCCGATTCACGGACTGGATCAAGTCCATCACCGCGCTCAAGGCCGGGTGGAGCTACACGGATTTCGCGGAGTCGTGGCTTGCCGGCGCGAAGATGCTGCTGCGCAACGGCACCACCACCGTCGCCGACATCGAGGCCGTTCCCGAACTGCTCCCGGACGTCTGGAGTTCCACTCCCCTGCGCGTCCATTCACTCCTCGAACTCATCTGCATCCGCCCCGGCCTCTCCCCGCGCAACCTCGTCGCCGACAGCCTCAAGCTCCTCGATTCGTTACCCGCGGGATGCGGTGGCATCGGACTCTCGCCGCACGCGCCCTACACCACCACCGGCGAATTGCTCTCGCGCGCCGCGGCGGCGGCGCGGCGACGCCACCTGCCTGTCGCCATCCACGTCGCGGAATCCGACGCCGAGTTCGAGATGTTCCGCCGCGCGCGCGGCCCGTTGTTCGACTGGTTCAAGACGCAACGCGACTGCTCCGATTGCGGCGGCGTCTCCCCCGTGCAGCACCTCGCGCGCAACGGTGTGCTCGGGCCGCGGACGCTCGCGATCCACGCGAACTACCTCGCACCCGGCGACATCGAATTGCTGGCCCGCCACCGCACGCATGTCGTCCACTGCCCGACAAGCCACGACTACTTCGGCCACGAGCCGTTTCCGATCGAGCGATTGCTCCGCGCCGGCGTGAACATCTGCCTCGGCACGGACAGCCTCGCCAGCACGCGCCGCGAGCGCGGCCGAAAACCCGAACTCGACCTTCGCAACGAGATGCGCACCCTCGCGGCGGACCGACCCGGACTCGCCCCTGCCGAACTCCTCCGCATGGCAACCGCCAACGGCGCCGCCGCGCTCGGACTCCGTCGGCGACTCGGCGAAGTCTCCGCCCGCGCCCGCGCCGACCTCATCGCCATCAACCACGCAGGCTCGATCGCCGAGGCCTTCGAAGCCGTCATCCACTCGGAGGGCCCCGTCGCCGCCTCGATGATTGACGGCGGTTGGACCCTCAAACCCGCGCCCTGA